The Streptomyces vinaceus genome contains the following window.
GGGCGATCCGCCACAGGGAAGCGGTCAGCGGATCGTCCCCGACGAAGGCGGTCGCCCCGGCGGGGCTCCCGTCGGGCAGCAGATAGGCGAGCCGCACGGGCTGTACGGGCACCCGTGCGTCCAGGGCGGACTGGAAGGCGGCCCGCCGGAAGGTCCCCCGGGCGCGCCCGCACCAGGTGCTGCCCTCGGGGAAGACGGTGACGCGGTCGCCGGCCAGCAGGGCCCGGGTCATGGTCTCGACGGTGGCGGGGAGGGCGCGGATCCGGTCGCGTTCGATGAACAGGGTGCCGTTCTGCCGGGAGAGCGGGCCGAGTACCGGCCAGGTGCCGATGTCGCTCTTGGCCAGCATCCGGCAGGGCACGGCGGCGGCGACGAGCGGGATGTCCAGCCAGGAGACGTGGTTGGCGACGATCAGGCGGCCGCCGTCCGGGCCGGGGCTCCCCTGCACGGTGAGCCGGATGCCGAAGGCCCGGACCAGGGCCGTGGCCCAGGCCCGCACCAGCGCCTGGCGGGGGCGGGTGGGGAGCAGCCGTACGGGCTGGAAGCCCAGGATCCCGAGCAGGATCAGGGCCGCGGCGGCGGTGAGCCGGAGCACCGCGCGGGCGAGGCCCGCCCGGGCCCCCTCGTGGCCGGCGCAGGCCTCGGGGGTGCAGGGCGAGGTGGGCAGCCAGACGCTCATGCGGCCGGGACGAGCGAGAGGAAGTGCTTGAGGTAGCGCGGGTTGGTGCGCCGCAGGGAGAGCAGGACGTACAGGTCGGCGCAGCCGAACCCGGCGTCGAGGGCGGGCTCGCCGCAGACCCAGGCGCCCAGGCGCAGGTAGCCGCGCAGCAGCGGGGGCAGCTCGACGCGCGGCGGGAAGGTGATGCCCTCGGGGTTCCAGGGCAGGTGCGGGGTGACCCGGTACTCCTCGGGGGCGAGGTTGCGGGTGAGGACGCTCTCGCGGGTGGCGGCGGCCAGCACCCCGCCGTCGGCGAGCGGTATCGAGCAGCAGCCGGCGAGCCAGTTGTGGCCGGAGCGGTCCATGTAGCGGGCGAGGCCGGCCCAGATCAGCGCGATCACGGCGCCGTTGCGGTGGTCGGGGTGGACGCAGGAGCGGCCGACCTCGACGAGGTCGGGGCGGATCGGGGCGAGGGCGGAGAGGTCGAACTCGCCCTCGGAGTAGAGGCGGCCGGCGACGGCGGCGCGCTCCGGGGGCAGCAGCCGGTAGGTGCCGACGACCTGGCCGCTCTCCTCCTCGATGACGAGGAGGTGGTCGCAGTACGCGTCGAAGGCGTCGGAGTCGAGGCCCGGCTCGGGTCCGTCGAGGCGGGCGCCGAGCTCGCCGGCGAAGACCAGGTGGCGCAGGCGCTGGGCGGCGCGCACCTCGTCCTCGTCGCGGGCGAGGCGGACGGTGTAGTGGGGGGTGGCGGGAAGGTCCGCGGGGGCCGTGACGGGTGCGGCCGCGGGGACGGCAGCGGTGGTGAGGAGGGGGGTGACGGGCGAGGTCACGGTGGGGGGAAGGGTGGACGGGGACAGGGGTGCGATGGTCATGGCGGCTCCTGATCCGGGCACGGGAGCCAGGCCGGCAGGTGGTGTGGCCTGGCTCCTTTACTTCTTCCGTGACCGGCTGGATTCGACATGACCGCTCAGCGGCACTTGGATGTGCGAACGCTGAACTCGGCGGGCGCGGCCGCCCCCGGCATGCGCCCGAAGGGCGCCGAAGACGCGGTCAGCGGTCGGAGCTGAGGACCTTGCTGATCATGTCGGAGGCCTCCTTGGCGGCCCGGCGCGGATCCTCCCCGGTGAGTACGGCCGTCATGTAGGGCTTGATCGGGTTCTTGCCCTCGACCTCGGCCCAGCGGGCGGACTTCGGGGTGGCGCGGCCCTGGGCGGCTCCGGGGGCCATGCTCGCGGCCCCCTCGTTGCCGTCGACCACGTGGGCGAGGGAGGCCTTGTTCGGCACGTAGCTCATCGTGCGGGCGAGCTCGGTCTGCCAGGTCTCGCTGACCAGCGCGGTGATCACGTCCACGGCCTCGCGGCGGTGCTTGGTCCGTTCGGGGATGATCAGGTCGGAGCCGCCGGTGAAGACGGCGCCGGGCTTGTCGGAGGTCTTGCCGGGGACGGGGAAGAACCCCAGCTTGCCCTTGAGGGCCGGGTTGGCGGCCTCGATGGCGGCGGCCTGGCCGGGCGGGGCGATGATCTGGGCGACCGCGCCGCTCGCGAAGACCTCGGACTGCGGGGGCGTCTCCTCGTCGGCGTTCCTGGGGCCGTCGCCGAGGGCCTGGAGCAGCTTGTAGAACTCCATGCCGGCCAGGGCCTTGTCGTCGTCGAGGGTGCCGACCCACTCGCCGCCCGTCTCGACGGCGAGCTCGCCGCC
Protein-coding sequences here:
- a CDS encoding GNAT family N-acetyltransferase, whose protein sequence is MTIAPLSPSTLPPTVTSPVTPLLTTAAVPAAAPVTAPADLPATPHYTVRLARDEDEVRAAQRLRHLVFAGELGARLDGPEPGLDSDAFDAYCDHLLVIEEESGQVVGTYRLLPPERAAVAGRLYSEGEFDLSALAPIRPDLVEVGRSCVHPDHRNGAVIALIWAGLARYMDRSGHNWLAGCCSIPLADGGVLAAATRESVLTRNLAPEEYRVTPHLPWNPEGITFPPRVELPPLLRGYLRLGAWVCGEPALDAGFGCADLYVLLSLRRTNPRYLKHFLSLVPAA
- a CDS encoding extracellular solute-binding protein; this encodes MKMRFLAVCTALAAATALTGCSQLAGSAAGAQKVTLWLMKGSASEDFIAKFTSSFEKEHPGVDLDVRIQEWTGIGEKVNAVLKGKSAESADVIEVGNTQVAQYIETGGLSELTLEGLREWGSKDWLKGLSDPGSVDGAQYGVPWYAANRVVIYNKDLFADAGIKAPPKNRQEWIQATQKLDKGGRQGIYLPGQNWYVLSGFIWDEGGELAVETGGEWVGTLDDDKALAGMEFYKLLQALGDGPRNADEETPPQSEVFASGAVAQIIAPPGQAAAIEAANPALKGKLGFFPVPGKTSDKPGAVFTGGSDLIIPERTKHRREAVDVITALVSETWQTELARTMSYVPNKASLAHVVDGNEGAASMAPGAAQGRATPKSARWAEVEGKNPIKPYMTAVLTGEDPRRAAKEASDMISKVLSSDR